One Halictus rubicundus isolate RS-2024b chromosome 10, iyHalRubi1_principal, whole genome shotgun sequence genomic window carries:
- the LOC143357783 gene encoding mothers against decapentaplegic homolog 4-like isoform X2, producing MVGLAGGGGHLYPSPPMQPNPELREMTGIAPSAPTSADACLSIVHSLMCHRQGGESEGFSKRAIESLVKKLKEKRDELDSLITAITTNGAHPSKCVTIQRTLDGRLQVAGRKGFPHVIYARIWRWPDLHKNELKHVKYCQFAFDLKCDSVCVNPYHYERVVSPGIDLSGLTLQSGVGVGPGGRLVKDEYSVGGGGTAAAGAVGSAMDVDGEMNQTIQHHPPAQPTSSNNTQPSQQTFIPGLAPPNPTSGEGMFGSNGGGNNPGNPHNKLDDNNFPRQTWIPTPHHSTTRNIHHPVVHPMSHTVGSQQQSLSTPSGGNSTQMLSPSQSQSTEAFYGTNTPPQDLNQPPTVDALTASLGEGQNSSVSPVHIHHPNGFPVATAAYNSGAPQWTGANTLTYTQSMQPPDHRHLHPASYWGGHGGDVGGNIGGLLSTQPAPEYWCSVGYFELDTQVGETFKVSSSCPTVTVDGYVDPSGGNRFCLGALSNVHRTEQSEKARLHIGKGVVLDLRGEGDVWLRCQSEHSVFVQSYYLDREAGRAPGDAVHKIYPSAYIKVFDLRQCHKQMRGQAATAQAAAAAQAAAVAGHLTHGAPITKSLSAAAGIGVDDLRRLCILRLSFVKGWGPDYPRQSIKETPCWIEVHLHRALQLLDEVLHTMPIDGPRGIE from the exons ATGGTTGGATTAGCGGGCGGGGGAGGTCATCTGTATCCCTCGCCCCCAATGCAGCCTAATCCAGAAT TGAGAGAAATGACCGGAATCGCTCCCAGTGCTCCAACCAGTGCGGATGCTTGCCTAAGCATAGTACATTCATTGATGTGTCATCGGCAAGGAGGAGAGAGCGAAGGATTCAGTAAAAGGGCCATAGAATCCTTAGTTAAAAAACTTAAA GAAAAACGAGACGAGTTAGATAGCTTGATAACAGCTATCACCACCAATGGAGCGCATCCCAGTAAATGCGTTACCATACAGAGAACTCTGGACGGTAGGCTACAGGTTGCAGGACGCAAGGGTTTCCCACATGTTATTTATGCCCGGATCTGGAGGTGGCCGGATTTACATAAAAACGAATTGAAACACGTCAAATACTGCCAATTTGCTTTTGATTTGAAGTGTGATTCGGTATGCGTAAACCCGTATCACTATGAGAGGGTTGTGTCTCCCGGCATAG ACCTGTCTGGGCTGACTCTGCAGTCGGGCGTGGGTGTAGGACCTGGTGGTAGATTGGTGAAGGATGAGTACTCTGTCGGCGGTGGAGGTACCGCGGCGGCTGGAGCAGTAGGATCCGCGATGGACGTCGATGGTGAAATGAATCAGACTATTCAGCACCATCCACCTGCTCAACCCACTTCGTCCAATAACACTCAACCGTCTCAGCAGACTTTTATACCTGGCCTAGCACCGCCTAATCCAA CTAGTGGTGAGGGTATGTTTGGCAGTAATGGGGGAGGGAATAATCCTGGTAACCCCCACAATAAATTGGACGACAATAATTTCCCCAGACAAACTTGGATTCCCACACCTCATCATTCTACGACGCGTAACATTCATCATC CAGTAGTACATCCAATGAGTCACACCGTAGGTAGCCAACAGCAGTCGTTAAGTACACCTAGCGGAGGAAACAGTACGCAAATGCTCAGCCCTTCGCAAAGCCAGTCTACAGAAGCTTTCTATGGGACTAACACGCCGCCCCAAGACCTCAATCAACCTCCGACCGTGGACGCGTTAACAGCATCCTTAG GAGAAGGCCAGAACTCTTCTGTATCACCTGTACATATTCATCATCCAAATGGATTTCCAGTGGCCACGGCTGCTTATAACTCGGGAGCGCCACAGTGGACTGGAGCTAATACTCTCACGTATACTCAGAGCATGCAACctccagatcacagacacctcCATCCCGCTTCTTACT GGGGTGGTCATGGAGGCGACGTGGGCGGTAACATCGGCGGTTTACTCTCCACGCAACCAGCACCCGAATACTGGTGTTCCGTTGGCTATTTCGAATTAGATACTCAAGTAGGCGAAACGTTTAAAGTAAGCAGTAGTTGTCCGACCGTCACAGTAGACGGATACGTCGATCCGAGCGGCGGTAATAGATTTTGTTTAGGAGCGTTGAGTAATGTACACAGAACGGAgcagagcgagaaggcacgtcTTCACATAG GGAAAGGAGTCGTGCTGGATCTAAGGGGAGAAGGCGACGTTTGGTTAAGATGCCAAAGCGAACACAGCGTTTTTGTACAATCCTATTATTTAGACAGAGAGGCAGGCCGCGCGCCCGGCGACGCGGTACACAAAATTTATCCCTCCGCGTACATTAAAGTCTTCGACTTACGACAGTGTCACAAGCAAATGAGAGGACAAGCCGCCACTGCTCAAGCCGCTGCCGCGGCACAGGCTGCTGCCGTTGCGGGACACTTGACGCACGGTGCACCGATCACTAAAA GTCTCAGTGCAGCAGCTGGAATAGGCGTAGATGATCTCCGACGACTCTGCATTTTGCGTTTAAGTTTCGTGAAGGGTTGGGGCCCTGATTATCCCCGGCAAAGTATAAAGGAAACTCCCTGCTGGATAGAG GTACATTTGCACAGAGCTCTTCAGTTACTAGACGAAGTTTTACACACTATGCCAATAGATGGTCCTCGGGGAattgaataa